A single window of Osmia bicornis bicornis chromosome 14, iOsmBic2.1, whole genome shotgun sequence DNA harbors:
- the LOC114876840 gene encoding adenosine deaminase 2-A-like, whose amino-acid sequence MKQLIFSLITLLVSAHVNSLPLGNYKALREEILEYEQRLMIGSNLNLNDVEKQANKILMKAKREELDAGFKEPQLFAPAQNFMSARKYIDRSKVFQLLRLMPKGAVLHAHDTAIVSADYIYHNITFRDDLYICGNGSNIRLHFFREPDQTCDWELLKKVREDPIRGSGVNNMIMKKMSMICSDPERAYPNVDKAWSKFLDIFKFVDPLLTYRPVYEDHFLEALRQLHEDNVMYLEFRSTLPTLYDFEGTDYQPEDLVGIYKNLTQRFKEEHPDFVGAKLIYAPSRSGNLTDAKQYMKILKRLRELYPNFVAGFDLVGQEDKGHTLEYFAEIIKNAEDRDINFFFHAGETKWLGSSTDENLVDAILFNSRRIGHGFALSYHPFLMEMIKRMDIAIEVNPISNQVLKLVDDMRNHPAKILFAEGYPVVISNDDPGFWDAEALSYDFYQAFMALMSAHSDLKALKQLAMNSISYSSMTDAEKKDAFAIWEKKWDTFVDSVANNKL is encoded by the exons ATGAAGCAATTAATATTCTCCTTGATAACGTTGCTCGTTTCAGCGCACGTGAACTCGTTACCTTTAGGGAATTACAAAGCCCTTCGGGAGGAGATACTAGAGTACGAGCAACGGCTGATGATAGGGTCCAATTTGAACTTGAACGATGTCGAAAAGCAGGCCAACAAGATCTTAATGAAAGCGAAGAGGGAAGAATTGGACGCTG GCTTCAAGGAGCCGCAGCTGTTCGCCCCTGCACAAAACTTCATGTCGGCGAGGAAGTACATTGATCGATCGAAAGTCTTCCAATTGCTTCGTCTGATGCCGAAGGGTGCAGTGTTGCACGCTCACGATACAGCCATCGTCAGTGCCGATTACATCTATCATAACATCACCTTCCGGGACGATCTGTACATCTGCGGCAACGGTAGTAACATCCGGTTACACTTCTTCCGGGAACCGGATCAGACATGCGACTGGGAGCTGCTGAAGAAGGTGCGAGAGGATCCGATCCGAGGCTCCGGTGTCAATAATATGATCATGAAGAAGATGTCGATGATTTGTTCCGATCCTGAGCGAGCCTACCCGAATGTGGATAAAGCGTGGTCCAAGTTCTTGGACATCTTCAAATTCGTCGATCCTTTGTTAACGTATAGACCTGTTTATGAAGATCACTTCCTCGAAGCTCTCAGACAGCTTCACGAGGACAATGTGATGTATCTTGAGTTTAGATCCACCTTGCCAACTTTGTACGATTTCGAGGGTACGGATTATCAACCCGAAGATCTGGTTGGCATCTACAAGAATCTTACCCAAAG ATTCAAGGAAGAACATCCGGATTTCGTTGGAGCGAAATTGATTTATGCGCCCAGTCGATCCGGTAATCTGACGGATGCAAAGCAATACATGAAGATCTTGAAAAGGCTGCGGGAATTGTATCCGAATTTCGTGGCTGGGTTCGATCTAGTCGGTCAGGAAGACAAAGGCCATACTCTCGAGTATTTCGCGGAGATAATAAAGAACGCCGAGGATCGAGATATAAATTTCTTCTTCCACGCGGGAGAAACGAAGTGGTTGGGTTCGTCGACCGACGAGAATCTTGTTGATGCTATTTTGTTCAATTCTCGACGCATTGGTCATGG gttTGCGTTGTCCTATCACCCTTTCCTCATGGAAATGATCAAGCGAATGGACATCGCCATAGAAGTGAACCCTATCTCCAATCAAGTCCTGAAGCTCGTAGACGATATGAGAAATCACCCTGCTAAGATCCTATTCGCCGAAGGATATCCGGTAGTGATATCAAATGACGATCCCGGCTTCTGGGATGCAGAGGCGCTCTCTTACGACTTCTACCAGGCCTTCATGGCACTGATGTCCGCCCATTCCGATCTAAAAGCTCTCAAACAATTGGCCATGAATTCCATTTCTTACAGCAGCATGACTGATGCTGAAAAGAAGGATGCATTTGCTATTTGGGAAAAGAAATGGGACACCTTTGTGGATTCTGTGGCCAATAACAAACTCTAG